A single Kribbella aluminosa DNA region contains:
- a CDS encoding DUF2933 domain-containing protein, producing the protein MSLSMCLNKKVLIGLGAVAVGLFLFRPGWAVAALPVLILAVCPLSMIFMMRGMKGQGANGASPGSGAKPQAAGTASASEIDRSQQIADLQSELRRLKAINARQDSDPYPPAADRADKNVADPRP; encoded by the coding sequence ATGTCCTTGTCCATGTGCCTCAACAAGAAAGTCCTCATCGGCCTCGGCGCCGTCGCCGTCGGCTTGTTCCTCTTCCGGCCCGGGTGGGCGGTGGCGGCGCTGCCGGTGCTGATCCTCGCCGTCTGCCCGCTCAGCATGATCTTCATGATGCGCGGCATGAAGGGCCAGGGCGCCAACGGCGCCTCGCCCGGCAGCGGCGCGAAGCCCCAGGCCGCCGGCACCGCCTCGGCGTCGGAGATCGACCGCAGCCAGCAGATCGCTGACCTCCAAAGCGAGCTGCGCCGCCTCAAGGCAATCAACGCCCGGCAGGACTCCGATCCGTATCCGCCTGCCGCCGATAGGGCCGACAAGAACGTGGCCGATCCCCGTCCCTGA
- a CDS encoding recombinase family protein yields MTTRLDRLGRSTKHLAQLAVELQGREIGLRMLHQGIDTTTAVGRLFFHLLAAIAEFEHELIKERTVDGLEGAWSRGRDGGRKPTLTPAAVRQAQAMYDSGEHTVEQIAAAFKTTRPTICRALDPATIGKKPSEPQP; encoded by the coding sequence GTGACCACCCGACTGGACCGGCTCGGCCGCTCCACCAAACACCTCGCCCAACTCGCCGTCGAACTGCAAGGCCGCGAGATCGGGCTACGGATGCTGCACCAGGGCATCGACACCACCACCGCGGTGGGCAGGCTGTTCTTCCACCTCCTCGCTGCGATCGCCGAGTTCGAGCACGAGCTGATCAAGGAACGCACCGTCGACGGCCTCGAGGGAGCCTGGTCGCGCGGCCGCGACGGCGGCCGCAAACCCACCCTCACCCCGGCCGCAGTCCGACAAGCCCAGGCGATGTACGACTCCGGCGAGCACACCGTCGAACAGATCGCCGCCGCATTCAAGACCACCCGACCCACCATCTGCCGCGCCCTCGACCCCGCGACCATCGGCAAGAAGCCCAGCGAACCGCAGCCGTGA
- a CDS encoding TlpA family protein disulfide reductase, translating into MIAIAIGAVFGARLKRDPTLVTTPLIGTQAPSRELPYLERAGTLSLDTLRGSIVVVNFWASWCVACRKEHPDLMAAASAYRGAGVKFVGIVYQDRAAGATAFLDELGRGQDYLYLTDPGSRMAIDFGVFGVPETFFLDRNGRIAAKITGASNLQLVSGVLDDLIAGNPPEPATKAGPVQPAPGK; encoded by the coding sequence GTGATCGCCATCGCCATCGGCGCGGTGTTCGGGGCGCGGCTGAAGCGCGATCCGACCTTGGTGACGACCCCCCTGATCGGCACGCAGGCGCCCAGTCGTGAGCTGCCCTATCTCGAACGGGCCGGCACCCTGTCGCTGGACACGTTGCGCGGTTCCATCGTGGTGGTCAACTTCTGGGCATCGTGGTGTGTCGCCTGCCGCAAGGAGCATCCCGACTTGATGGCCGCCGCCTCCGCCTACCGTGGCGCCGGAGTGAAGTTCGTCGGAATCGTGTACCAAGATCGGGCGGCCGGCGCCACAGCGTTCCTCGACGAACTCGGCCGCGGCCAGGACTACCTGTACCTCACCGACCCAGGATCACGGATGGCCATCGACTTCGGCGTCTTCGGCGTCCCCGAGACGTTCTTCCTCGATCGCAACGGCCGGATCGCCGCCAAGATCACCGGAGCATCCAACCTTCAACTGGTATCAGGCGTGCTCGACGACCTGATCGCCGGCAATCCACCAGAACCAGCCACCAAGGCCGGCCCCGTACAACCAGCACCGGGCAAGTGA